Proteins co-encoded in one Opitutus terrae PB90-1 genomic window:
- a CDS encoding FG-GAP-like repeat-containing protein has product MKPPRSARPLLLLVRRCGLLTVLASVGLLVRAADTTPGLESTPLAARSVASGPTLFTPLPGEQTGIVTENAYLDPEMWGRLNQEFAVGAIGTGVAAGDYDSDGRPDVFCVSKTGQNRLFRNLGGWKFADVTARAGLMRADPGAAESPDIVQRLVGSDARTPAPGTWTQGAAFADVNNDGWLDLYVCRFAAPNLLYINQRDGTFREEAVARGLAVVDASGQGNFCDYDRDGWLDVYIQTNLLDAARSPNGQRDYLFHNRGDGTFEDATQRAGIAGESLAHSATWWDYNQDGWPDLYVADDFGAADKLYRNDRNGTFTDVIHEVVPQMPYSSMGADLGDVNNDGRIDLFAADMAATSHEKDQRGMASARELNRDDADSPTLAPQILRNTLHLNTGLGRFLEAGALAGVAATDWTWAVRLEDLDNDGWLDLHVTNGMIREYNNTDLHDSVILRESTNDRVRVMKASPMLRERNLAFRNEGDLHFEDVSKAWGLDQEGVCFGSAFGDFDGDGDLDVVFANCEDTATVLRNDSATGHRVILALHGTASNRFGVGAVVRIETAGGVQVRQLVVGRGYLSSSEPVLHFGLGEETRIARLTVEWPSGHTQAIADLAGDRRYTITEPSGPAEKKLPAAPPAGQFVEESVTRGLALVSEESFVPDLQPLLPTRFDRRGPALAVADLDGDGKQDVVLGGTGRQPARVLASGAWSQRELPPSVLDDGPLLVFDADGDGRPDLLETRAGTNRPAGSPDYQPMLYWNRDGRFVPAPGTLPPLPISVGAVATADFDRDGKLDVFVGGRVQPGRYPLTPKSALLHNAGGRFENVTATLAPALQECGMVSAALWSDVDRDGWPDLVLAVEWGGVRCWHNDQGRGFTDVSGTAGFAVAGTGWWTSLCSGDFNGDGRPDFAAGNVGLNTGYRAPAVLFHGRFGQSGRPQLIEAVQENGQLYPRRTLKSLSAAIPGLSRRFPRNDGYAKATLTEVLGADRLAAAQRFEATELRSGVFLSQPDGTYRFEPLPHIAQISAVQGMVAGDFDADGNIDLYAVQNSYAPIPSVGRFDGGLSQLLRSDGRGHFAPVEPMQSGLIVPGDAKALVVLDLDADGWADFLVSRNNASTLAWHNSGVQGRRSFQVELKGPAGNPTAIGARVVLEQADGRRVEQEVQAGSGYYSQSGSGCFFGYSEARPPLRLIIHWPSGNSSEHVLTPSLPGRIAITAP; this is encoded by the coding sequence GTGAAGCCCCCTCGCTCGGCGCGCCCCCTTCTCCTGCTGGTCCGACGATGCGGACTATTGACCGTGCTCGCGAGCGTCGGACTGCTCGTGCGTGCGGCCGACACGACGCCAGGGCTCGAGTCGACGCCGCTCGCCGCGCGATCCGTCGCATCGGGCCCGACGTTGTTCACGCCGCTGCCGGGCGAGCAAACCGGCATCGTGACGGAGAATGCCTATCTCGATCCGGAGATGTGGGGCCGACTCAACCAGGAGTTCGCCGTTGGCGCGATCGGCACCGGAGTGGCGGCGGGCGACTACGACAGCGACGGCCGGCCGGATGTTTTTTGCGTGAGCAAGACCGGGCAGAACCGGCTGTTTCGCAATCTGGGCGGCTGGAAGTTTGCGGACGTGACCGCGCGCGCCGGATTGATGCGGGCGGATCCCGGTGCCGCCGAATCGCCCGATATCGTGCAACGCCTGGTGGGAAGCGACGCGCGAACGCCCGCGCCGGGGACGTGGACGCAGGGCGCGGCGTTCGCTGACGTGAACAACGACGGCTGGCTCGACCTCTATGTCTGCCGATTTGCCGCACCCAATCTGCTCTACATCAACCAGCGCGACGGCACGTTTCGCGAGGAGGCGGTGGCGCGCGGGCTCGCGGTGGTGGATGCGAGCGGGCAGGGGAATTTCTGCGATTACGATCGCGACGGCTGGTTGGACGTGTACATCCAGACCAACCTGCTCGACGCCGCGCGTTCGCCGAACGGCCAGCGCGACTACCTGTTTCACAACCGCGGCGACGGCACGTTCGAAGACGCGACGCAGCGCGCCGGGATCGCGGGTGAGAGCCTGGCGCACTCGGCGACGTGGTGGGATTACAATCAGGACGGCTGGCCCGACCTGTATGTGGCGGATGATTTCGGCGCGGCGGACAAGCTTTACCGCAATGACCGGAACGGAACGTTCACGGATGTCATTCACGAAGTCGTGCCGCAGATGCCGTATTCGTCCATGGGCGCGGACCTCGGCGACGTGAACAACGACGGCCGAATCGATCTGTTCGCCGCTGACATGGCGGCGACCTCGCACGAAAAGGACCAGCGCGGGATGGCGAGTGCCCGCGAGCTTAACCGCGACGACGCCGACAGCCCGACGCTCGCGCCGCAGATTCTGCGGAACACGCTGCACCTGAACACGGGCCTCGGCCGATTTCTCGAGGCGGGCGCGCTGGCGGGAGTGGCGGCGACGGACTGGACGTGGGCGGTGCGACTCGAGGACCTGGACAACGATGGCTGGCTGGATCTGCACGTCACCAACGGGATGATTCGCGAATACAACAATACCGACTTGCACGACAGCGTGATCCTGCGGGAGAGCACGAACGATCGCGTGCGCGTGATGAAGGCGAGCCCCATGCTGCGTGAGCGAAACCTGGCGTTCCGCAACGAAGGCGACCTTCACTTCGAAGACGTCAGCAAGGCCTGGGGCCTCGATCAGGAGGGCGTCTGCTTCGGCTCGGCGTTCGGCGATTTCGACGGGGACGGCGATCTGGATGTGGTGTTCGCGAACTGCGAAGACACGGCGACCGTACTGCGCAACGACAGCGCGACTGGGCACCGCGTGATCTTGGCGTTGCACGGGACGGCCTCGAACCGGTTCGGCGTGGGCGCGGTCGTGCGGATTGAGACGGCGGGCGGGGTTCAAGTGAGACAGCTGGTGGTGGGCCGCGGGTATCTCTCCTCCAGCGAACCGGTCCTCCATTTCGGTCTTGGCGAAGAGACCAGGATCGCCCGGCTCACGGTCGAATGGCCGAGCGGCCACACCCAGGCGATCGCCGATCTGGCCGGCGATCGCCGCTACACGATCACGGAGCCCAGCGGCCCGGCCGAAAAGAAACTGCCGGCCGCGCCGCCGGCGGGGCAGTTCGTCGAGGAGAGCGTCACCCGCGGGCTCGCGCTGGTCTCCGAGGAGAGCTTCGTGCCGGACTTGCAGCCGTTGCTGCCGACGCGCTTCGATCGGCGCGGCCCGGCGCTCGCGGTCGCCGACCTCGATGGCGATGGCAAGCAGGACGTGGTGCTCGGAGGCACGGGCCGGCAGCCGGCTCGCGTCCTTGCCAGCGGCGCGTGGTCGCAACGCGAGTTGCCGCCGTCGGTGCTCGATGACGGACCGCTGTTGGTTTTCGATGCGGATGGCGATGGCCGGCCGGATTTGTTGGAAACACGAGCCGGCACGAATCGGCCCGCGGGCTCACCGGATTATCAGCCGATGCTCTACTGGAATCGCGATGGCCGGTTTGTGCCGGCGCCCGGAACGCTGCCGCCGTTGCCGATCAGCGTCGGCGCCGTCGCCACGGCCGATTTCGACCGGGACGGCAAGTTGGACGTCTTCGTTGGCGGCCGGGTCCAGCCCGGACGTTATCCGCTCACGCCGAAAAGCGCACTGCTGCACAACGCGGGCGGCCGGTTCGAGAACGTGACGGCGACGCTCGCGCCGGCGCTGCAGGAGTGCGGAATGGTGAGTGCCGCGTTGTGGAGCGATGTGGATCGCGACGGCTGGCCCGACCTGGTGCTGGCGGTCGAGTGGGGCGGCGTGCGCTGCTGGCACAACGATCAGGGTCGCGGGTTCACCGACGTGTCCGGTACCGCTGGTTTTGCGGTTGCCGGCACCGGCTGGTGGACATCGCTCTGCAGCGGGGATTTCAATGGCGATGGACGGCCGGACTTCGCTGCGGGCAACGTCGGCTTGAACACCGGCTATCGTGCGCCGGCTGTTTTGTTCCACGGACGCTTCGGCCAGAGCGGCCGGCCGCAGCTGATCGAAGCCGTGCAGGAAAACGGCCAGCTTTATCCGCGGCGCACGCTAAAGAGCCTCAGCGCAGCGATTCCTGGGCTCAGCCGCCGCTTTCCAAGAAACGACGGGTATGCGAAGGCAACCCTGACGGAGGTGCTCGGAGCAGACCGGCTGGCGGCGGCGCAGCGATTCGAAGCGACGGAGCTGCGCAGCGGCGTATTCCTGAGCCAGCCGGACGGAACGTATCGCTTCGAGCCGCTGCCGCACATCGCCCAGATCTCCGCGGTTCAAGGCATGGTCGCTGGCGACTTCGACGCGGATGGGAACATCGACCTTTACGCCGTCCAAAATTCCTATGCGCCGATTCCATCGGTCGGCCGCTTCGACGGTGGGCTCAGCCAGCTGCTGCGGAGCGATGGCCGGGGACATTTCGCGCCGGTGGAGCCGATGCAAAGCGGGCTTATCGTGCCAGGGGACGCAAAAGCCTTGGTGGTACTCGATCTCGACGCGGACGGCTGGGCGGACTTCCTGGTCAGCCGCAACAACGCAAGCACGCTGGCGTGGCACAACTCCGGAGTGCAGGGCCGGCGTTCGTTTCAGGTGGAATTGAAAGGCCCGGCCGGCAATCCAACGGCGATTGGCGCGCGCGTCGTGCTGGAGCAGGCCGATGGGCGCCGGGTCGAACAGGAGGTGCAAGCCGGCAGCGGCTATTACAGCCAGTCCGGGTCGGGATGCTTCTTCGGGTATTCAGAAGCGCGTCCGCCCCTGCGGCTGATCATCCACTGGCCGTCGGGCAATAGCAGTGAGCATGTGCTGACTCCGTCGCTCCCGGGGCGAATCGCGATCACCGCTCCCTAG